A window of the Henckelia pumila isolate YLH828 chromosome 3, ASM3356847v2, whole genome shotgun sequence genome harbors these coding sequences:
- the LOC140888570 gene encoding uncharacterized protein: MELLGAVYEGEWGSFNGTCSDEGDFMSNLLRNSLDPFDYMSAGSSNFTITSCFWPDQDSNMAQGNDILLPFSSHETRYPMAILDYGLKESKHDEISRCHSLTYDNHVMNGDHGMFLYRETSRDSVGSLHENPSEPPMCLPSEQDRFSNPRESSKKRPRMPTEVNKNKRNIKMKILDDDNNNNNNIDNMNTELVRHGSSSCSMEDDSAYGSLELNGGYLPSSSDSKGSGKARASRGSATDPQSLYARKRREKINERLKILQCLVPNGTKVDISTMLEEAVEYVKFLQLQIKLLSSDDLWMYAPIAYNGMDIGLDLRIKAAKSQES, translated from the exons ATGGAACTTCTTGGTGCAGTGTATGAAGGGGAATGGGGTTCATTCAATGGAACGTGCTCAGATGAAGGGGATTTCATGTCGAATTTACTTCGAAACTCCTTGGATCCATTCGACTACATGTCCGCCGGTAGTTCTAACTTCACGATTACTTCTTGTTTTTGGCCCGATCAGGACTCGAATATGGCACAGGGGAATGACATTCTTCTTCCCTTCTCAAGTCATGAAACGCGCTATCCGATGGCAATATTGGATTACGGTTTGAAGGAGAGTAAACACGACGAAATATCCCGGTGTCATTCATTGACGTATGATAATCATGTCATGAATGGGGATCATGGGATGTTCTTATACCGGGAAACAAGCAGAGACAGTGTAGGATCACTACACGAAAATCCGTCCGAACCGCCAATGTGTTTGCCATCAGAACAAGATAGATTCAGCAACCCTAGGGAATCATCCAAGAAAAGACCTAGAATGCCTACAGAA GTCAACAAGAACAAGAGAAACATTAAGATGAAGATTCTTGACGacgacaacaacaacaacaacaacatcgATAACATGAATACCGAACTTGTGAGGCATGGCTCAAGTAGCTGCAGCATGGAAGATGATTCGGCCTACGGTTCACTCGAACTAAACGGAGGGTACTTGCCTTCGAGTTCAGACTCGAAAGGCAGTGGAAAGGCTCGGGCCAGCCGGGGTTCAGCAACTGACCCTCAGAGTCTTTATGCTAGA AAAAGAAGAGAGAAAATCAACGAGAGATTGAAAATCTTGCAGTGTCTGGTTCCCAATGGAACTAAG gtTGATATCAGTACTATGCTTGAAGAGGCTGTGGAATACGTAAAATTTTTGCAACTTCAGATCAAG CTTCTGAGTTCTGATGATCTGTGGATGTATGCTCCCATTGCTTATAATGGAATGGACATAGGGCTTGATTTAAGGATCAAAGCTGCAAAATCACAAGAATCCTAA